The DNA sequence GACAGGAACCGGCGCTGCGCCGACATCAGGAACAGGTCGTCGAAGTACGGGTCGATCCCGGTGTAGGCGGCGTTGCCGCGCTCATCGCCGATGTTCATGTGCACGAACGCGGCGTCCAGGTTCAGCGCGGGCATCGCGACCAGCGTCTCGTGCCCACCCTCAACGGGATACGGCGACACCACGGTCTTGAGTTCACCTTCCCAGAAGTCGATCACCGAGCTGCCCAGCCCGGCGCGGATCGGCAGGAACGGCAGCCGCTGGGCGGCGGCCTGCAGTCCGCAGCGCAGCATGCCCTCGTCCATCTCGCGGGCCTCGATGGCCCCGGTGGTGCGGGCGTGCGCGAACCACGGGTCGTAGAACGGCGCGGAGTCCAGGGAGACGAATCCGTAGTAGGCCCGGCGCACCTTGCCCGCCGAACACAGCAAACCCAGATCCGGTCCGCCGTAAGTCACTACGGTCAGATCCTTGACGTCGGTGCGCAGGATGGCGCGGACGAACGCCATGGGCTTACGGCGCGAGCCCCAGCCGCCGATACCGATCGTCATGCCGTCGCGCAGTTCCGCGACGGCGTCGTCGAGGGTCGTTACCTTGCTCATTTCTTAGCGCCCTTCTCGGTCCCGGCGAACTCGTCGCGGTGCTCGTCGGCGACACCGGAGAGGTTGAGCTCGAAGGTGAAGCCCTGCTCCATGCGGTAGCTGCTGTTGACCTTCTGCACATCGATGAGGTTGAGGGCTTCCTTGGCCGCCCGGATCACTCGGGTGTCCTTGGATGCGATGTCGCGGGCCACTCGCAGCGCGGCCTCGTCGAGCTCGGCGCGCGGCACCACCTCGTGCACCGAGCCGTAGTTGGCCAGGACCGAGGCGGGGACGGTGGCCGCGGTGTAGAACAACCGGCGCATCATGTGCTGCGGCACCAGCCGGGAGAGGTGGGTGGCCGCGCCCAGTGCGCCGCGTTCGACCTCCGGCAGGCCGAACTTGGCGTCGTCGGAGGCCACGATCACATCGGCGTTGCCGACCAGGCCGATCCCGCCGCCGACGCAGAAACCGTTGACCGCGGCGATCACCGGCACCGCGCACTCGTAGACGGCCTTGAACGCCGCGAAGCAGCCGCGGTTGGCGTCGATCAGCGCGGTGAAGCCCTCGGTGGCCTGCATCTCCTTGATGTCCACGCCGGCGTTGAAGCCGCGGCCCTCGGCGCGCAGGATCACCGCGTGGGTCTTCATGTCGTTGCCGGCGGCGGTGATGACCTCGCCGAGCTCGAACCAGGCCCGCGACGGCAGCGCATTGACCGGCGGGTAGTCGACGGTGACCGCGACGATCCCCGGTTCGACGGTTTTGGATGTGATCGGCATGGGCGGACTTCCCTGTCGTATTGGGGCCTTAGATACCTAAGCAAGCACTTGCTTGGTACGCTAGCACAGTGGGTGAAGCGATCAACCTCGGATTGACCGGCAAGGTGGTCCTGGTGACCGGCGGAGTGCGCGGCGTCGGCGCGGGCATCAGTGCCGTCTTCGCCGATCAGGGCGCAACGGTGGTGACCTGCGCCCGGCGCCCGGTGGACGGCTCCCCCTATGAGTTCCATTCCTGCGACGTCCGCGACGACGACGCCGTGAGGGGTCTGATCGGGGCGATCGTGGCCACCCACGGCCGGATCGACATCGTGGTCAACAACGCCGGCGGCTCCCCGTTCGCACTTGCGGCAGATGCGTCGGCCAATTTCAGCCGCAAGATCATCGAGCTCAATTTGCTCAGCGCCCTGCTGGTGTCCACGCACGCTAACGCGGTCATGCAGGCCCAGGACACCGGCGGCTCGATCGTCAACATCACCAGTGTCAGCGGCCACCGACCGTCCCCTGGCACCGCGGCCTACGGTGCGGCCAAGGCCGGGGTGGATAGCCTGACCACATCGTTAGCCGTCGAATGGGCTCCGAAGGTGCGGATCAACTCGATCGTGGTCGGCATGGTCGAAACCGAACAGTCCGAGCTGTTCTACGGCGACGCCGAATCGGTAGCAGCCGTCGGCGCCACCGTGCCACTGGGCCGGTTGGCCAAACCATCCGAAATCGGTTGGGCAGCAGCATTTTTGAGTTCCGACCTGGCGTCCTATGTCAGCGGCGCCAGCCTGACCGTGCACGGCGGCGGAGAGAACCCCGCCTACCTCGACGCATCCAGCGCTAACAAATAGCGCTAACAAATAAGGAGAGAGCAGCCATGGGACTTCTTGACGGCCGCGTAGTCATCGTCACCGGAGCCGGCGGCGGAATCGGGCGGGCGCACGCGCTGGCCTTCGCCGCCGAGGGCGCCCGAGTGGTGGTCAACGACATCGGCGTCGGCCTGGACGGTTCGCCGGCCGGCGGCGGTAGCGCCGCCCAGAACGTGGTCGACGAGATCGTCGCGGCCGGTGGCGAAGCCGTCGCCAACGGTTCCAACGTCGCCGACTGGGGCCAGGCCGAGGCGCTGATCAAGCAGGCTGTCGACACCTACGGCACACTCGACGTGCTGGTCAACAACGCCGGTATCGTGCGGGACCGGATGTTCGCCAACGCCACCGAAGAGGAATTCGACGCCGTCACCGCCGTGCACCTCAAAGGCCACTTCGCCACCATGAAGCACGCCGCCGCCTACTGGCGGGCCAAGTCCAAGGCCGGCGAAACTGTCGACGCCCGCATCATCAACACCAGCTCGGGCGCCGGCCTGCAGGGCAGCGTCGGGCAGGCCACCTACAGCGCCTCCAAGGCCGGCATCGCCGCGCTGACCCTGGTCGCCGCGGCCGAAATGGGCCGCTACGGAGTCACCGCCAACGCCATCGCCCCGTCAGCGCGCACCCGGATGACCGAGACCGTGTTCGCCGACATGATGAACACCCAGGGCCAGACCTTCGACGCGATGGCGCCGGAGAACGTCAGTCCACTGGTGGTGTGGCTGGGGAGTGTGGAATCCAAGGACGTGACCGGCAAGGTCTTCGAGGTCGAGGGCGGCAAGATCCGCGTCGCCGAGGGTTGGGCGCACGGCCCGCAGGCCGACAAGGGCGCCCGCTGGGATCCCGCGGAGTTGGGGCCGGTCGTCGCCGACCTGTTAGCTCAATCACGTCCGCCGGTGCCGGTGTACGGAGCCTAAAGTCCTGGGGACGAAAGTCCTGATGCGCGGACCAGCGGCGTTATACGTTGGCGTCAATATTGTGATACTTACTTAGCCGGCCATTGCAGGCTTGCGTCCCAAGCCTGGCCGGGGCGTGACGTAGGCTCTCAGTTGTTCTCGTTTTGCATGCCCGTTTTTCATGAATTGCTGTCGCTGGAGGTCGTGTGTCGGTGCTCGAGACGGCGGAAGACCCGCCGGCGACGACCCGACGTCAGCGGCACCCGCATCCTGGCGAGGGGATGCCGGCCTTCGCGTGGCCTACCTTCGGGCTTGCGTTGGGGGCACTGGCTGTTTTCGTGCTGGTGGTGGCCGGCACTGTCGACGGGTTCCTTCCGATTTGGGCCGCGGTCCCACTGAGCACCGCGGTCACCTATGTGATGTTCTCGGTGGCGCACGAGGCGTTGCACCGCTCGCTGTGTTCGGTGCGCTGGGTGAACACGGTGGTCGGTCGACTGGCCTGGCTGTTTGTCATATTGCCGTTCTCGTTGCCGGCGTTCGGGTATGTGCACGGTGAGCACCACCGCCACACCAACGACCCGGACCGGGACCCGGACATGTTCGCCACGCACGCGCCGGCCTGGCAGCTGCCGTTCCGTTGGGCGCTGATCGACCTCTTCTACGCGTCCTGGTACATCCGCAAGCTCTGGAAGCGAGTGCGTCATTCCTGGCGTCGCCCGGTGGCCGAGGTGGCCGAAACGCTGCTGCTGTCCATGGCGACGGTGGTCGGTATCGGCGCTGCTGTCGTTAGTGAACATTTCTGGACTCTTGCGATAGTCCTGTTGATTCCGCAGCGCATCGGCATCTTCATCATCGGGTGGTCCTTCGATTGGCTTCCGCATCACGGGCTCGATGAGACCCAGCGGGGAAACCGATACCGTGCCACCCGGCTGCGGGTGGGGATGGAATGGCTGTTGGCGCCGTTGATGCTGTCGCAGAATTACCACCTGATCCACCATCTGCATCCGTGGTTGCCGTTCTACCGCTATCTGCAGGCATGGCGACGCAACGAGGAGCTCTACCTGGAGCACAGTGTCGCTGTCACCAATCTGCTCGGCCGGGAACTGAGCGCCGAGGAATACCGGCACTGGAAGCGGTGGGCGCAAGTCGAACCCGACTCTCGTATCGCCTAGTGCATCAGGTGTGTTGCGCCGCTTCTTGAGCGAGTTGCAGGCGGGACGAGATGTTGAGCTTGGTGTAGATCCGGCTCAGGTGCGAGTGCACGGTTCGGGGTGAGAGGCTCAGTTCGGCGGCGATTTCCTTGTCGCGGAGACCGGCACTGATGAGCCGGACGACATTGCGCTCGGCCGGGGTCAACGAGGCCCAACCGCTGGACGGGCGTCTGGATTCGCCCTTGCCCTTTGCGTCACCGCGGCGCGCGTGGGTGATCGCCTCCGCCGGCGGCATTGCGGCGCCCTCGGCCCACCGGCTCTCAAAATCCTGCTGCCCCATCGATTTTCGCACGGTGTCGACCGCTACGGTGTAGTCGGCGTCATAGATCTTGAAGCGGACGGCACCGGTGTGGTCGCGGATGGCAACTGCCGATCCGAACAGTCGCGCCGCGTCGCGGTATCGACCGGCGCTCGCCGCCAGCGTTGCCAGGCACTCGATCACCTCGGGAATCGCCAGATATGCGCCGGTCTGGCTGGCGATCTCCAAGGCCTCGAGGGCGTCTTGTTTGGCCCGCTTGAAGTCGCCTTCGACGATAGCGATCCGAATACGTGTCTCCAGCGGTAAGAGCCGGTTCACCCCCGACGATAACGAGAGCGCTTCGTCGGACCGGTGGCGCGCTGCGACCGTATCACCGGATGCCAGCGCAGCCCTGGCCACCGGGTTGCCGTTGATGGCCAGCAGGTGCGGTAGGGCGCACGCCT is a window from the Mycobacterium sp. SVM_VP21 genome containing:
- a CDS encoding SDR family oxidoreductase, giving the protein MGLLDGRVVIVTGAGGGIGRAHALAFAAEGARVVVNDIGVGLDGSPAGGGSAAQNVVDEIVAAGGEAVANGSNVADWGQAEALIKQAVDTYGTLDVLVNNAGIVRDRMFANATEEEFDAVTAVHLKGHFATMKHAAAYWRAKSKAGETVDARIINTSSGAGLQGSVGQATYSASKAGIAALTLVAAAEMGRYGVTANAIAPSARTRMTETVFADMMNTQGQTFDAMAPENVSPLVVWLGSVESKDVTGKVFEVEGGKIRVAEGWAHGPQADKGARWDPAELGPVVADLLAQSRPPVPVYGA
- a CDS encoding acyl CoA--acetate/3-ketoacid CoA transferase subunit alpha; the encoded protein is MSKVTTLDDAVAELRDGMTIGIGGWGSRRKPMAFVRAILRTDVKDLTVVTYGGPDLGLLCSAGKVRRAYYGFVSLDSAPFYDPWFAHARTTGAIEAREMDEGMLRCGLQAAAQRLPFLPIRAGLGSSVIDFWEGELKTVVSPYPVEGGHETLVAMPALNLDAAFVHMNIGDERGNAAYTGIDPYFDDLFLMSAQRRFLSVEKIVPTQELIASTSPQTQVINRMMVDKVVEAPNGAHFTIGAADYGRDEKFQRHYAEAARSDETWAEFKATYLSGSEDDYQAAVKKFGAEALT
- a CDS encoding enoyl-CoA hydratase family protein, which gives rise to MPITSKTVEPGIVAVTVDYPPVNALPSRAWFELGEVITAAGNDMKTHAVILRAEGRGFNAGVDIKEMQATEGFTALIDANRGCFAAFKAVYECAVPVIAAVNGFCVGGGIGLVGNADVIVASDDAKFGLPEVERGALGAATHLSRLVPQHMMRRLFYTAATVPASVLANYGSVHEVVPRAELDEAALRVARDIASKDTRVIRAAKEALNLIDVQKVNSSYRMEQGFTFELNLSGVADEHRDEFAGTEKGAKK
- a CDS encoding SDR family oxidoreductase, whose amino-acid sequence is MGEAINLGLTGKVVLVTGGVRGVGAGISAVFADQGATVVTCARRPVDGSPYEFHSCDVRDDDAVRGLIGAIVATHGRIDIVVNNAGGSPFALAADASANFSRKIIELNLLSALLVSTHANAVMQAQDTGGSIVNITSVSGHRPSPGTAAYGAAKAGVDSLTTSLAVEWAPKVRINSIVVGMVETEQSELFYGDAESVAAVGATVPLGRLAKPSEIGWAAAFLSSDLASYVSGASLTVHGGGENPAYLDASSANK
- a CDS encoding fatty acid desaturase, which translates into the protein MLETAEDPPATTRRQRHPHPGEGMPAFAWPTFGLALGALAVFVLVVAGTVDGFLPIWAAVPLSTAVTYVMFSVAHEALHRSLCSVRWVNTVVGRLAWLFVILPFSLPAFGYVHGEHHRHTNDPDRDPDMFATHAPAWQLPFRWALIDLFYASWYIRKLWKRVRHSWRRPVAEVAETLLLSMATVVGIGAAVVSEHFWTLAIVLLIPQRIGIFIIGWSFDWLPHHGLDETQRGNRYRATRLRVGMEWLLAPLMLSQNYHLIHHLHPWLPFYRYLQAWRRNEELYLEHSVAVTNLLGRELSAEEYRHWKRWAQVEPDSRIA